A single window of Denticeps clupeoides unplaced genomic scaffold, fDenClu1.1, whole genome shotgun sequence DNA harbors:
- the LOC114774164 gene encoding venom phosphodiesterase 1-like isoform X2, with product MDLKGFYKHRKKIIIAVLAVSIVTIILGLGLGLGIQLEDCRKKVISESCRGRCHEPYDNEALGCHCHLQCNATNSCCYDFHDICYQPTQQWECTRLRCGEKRLAESKCHCSDDCLSARDCCTNYKSVCEGDTQWVEDECVDMVGDECPAGFKKQPMLLISLDGLRAEYFQTWSSLIPVMDKIRRCGTSVPHMQAVFPSKTFPNHYTIATGLYSESHGLVDNNMYDPEFDAYFSLSNSEKDNPRWYHGQPIWHTAKYQGLTAGTFFWPGSDVEINGSFPNIYEKYDGTVPFEMRVFTVLKWLMLPDDQRPDFYTLYLEEPDKSGHSYGPVSGGLVSSLQGVDKIIGQLMNGLKQLNLQNCINIIIVSDHGMEETSCDRKEALQNLVGDTSHLEVNQGTFGRIRPKNKEQPFDEVRLIANMTCKKPDQKIRPYLKAHLPKRLHYANSRRIENVTVLVSPKWLFERCPGCLTFCSGGDHGYDNDIYSMQSVFLGYGPKFHFRTQVDPFSNVELYNLMCDILEISPAQNNGTHGSLNHLLKTPYYNPQHPEEKVPPGQCPLLSLNPSDTLACNCTALGDFNPNTHLNLSESEVSAIERKHMPFGKPRVLKLKDDYCLLHQEGFVSAYSKDLFMPMWNSYSLDKPENPDPLPAIIEDCLRADVRILANQSQRCDQYAATNSISYAFLYPPSLNKTAEEQYDALTMTNVVPMLPQFRRIWDYFQAVLLKKYAMQYNGINVVTGPVFDYNYDGLYDTVEQIQQHVPGTNIPVPTHYFMVLTSCKNISVPMSLCYQELQTVSFIVPHRADNSETCNSSESESQWVEDLLWFHQSRVRDVEWITGLDFFQDSIRPVAELLRVKSRPTAAIHRMP from the exons ATGGATTTAAAGGGTTTTTATaagcatagaaaaaaaataatt ATTGCTGTTCTAGCAGTCAGTATAGTAACTATCATCCTAGGGCTGGGACTGGGTCTTGGAATTCAGCTGGAAGACTGTCGCAAGAAGG TCATCAGTGAATCCTGCAGAGGTCGCTGTCATGAGCCTTATGATAATGAAGCCCTTGGCTGTCACTGTCACCTGCAGTGCAATGCCACCAACAGCTGCTGCTATGATTTCCATGACATATGCTATCAGCCAA CCCAACAGTGGGAATGCACCAGATTGCGTTGTGGAGAAAAGAGGTTGGCAGAGAGCAAATGTCACTGCTCTGATGACTGCCTGAGTGCCAGGGATTGTTGCACAAACTATAAAAGTGTCTGTGAAG GCGACACGCAGTGGGTTGAGGATGAGTGTGTGGACATGGTCGGCGATGAATGCCCTGCAGG CTTTAAAAAACAGCCGATGCTTCTGATCTCCTTGGATGGACTCCGGGCAGAATATTTTCAAACCTGGAGCTCTCTTATTCCTGTCATGGACAAAATTC GAAGGTGTGGTACATCTGTTCCGCACATGCAGGCTGTATTTCCCAGCAAGACCTTTCCAAATCACTACACCATAGCAACA GGTCTTTATTCAGAATCCCATGGTCTGGTTGACAATAATATGTATGACCCTGAGTTTGATGCCTATTTCAGTCTGTCCAACAGTGAAAAAGACAATCCAAGGTGGTATCATGGTCAGCCC ATCTGGCATACTGCTAAATATCAAGGCCTCACAGCTGGAACGTTCTTCTGGCCGGGATCTGATGTTGAAATCAATGGAAGTTTTCCTAacatatatgaaaaatatgatGG AACAGTGCCTTTTGAAATGAGGGTCTTCACTGTTCTGAAATGGTTGATGTTGCCAGATGACCAAAG ACCAGATTTCTACACACTGTATCTAGAAGAACCGGATAAGTCTGGCCATAGCTATGGTCCTGTTAGTGGAGGG TTGGTGTCATCTCTCCAGGGTGTGGACAAGATCATTGGCCAATTAATGAACGGTCTCAAGCAACTAAACCTGCAAAATTGCATTAATATCATCATTGTCTCCGACCATG GTATGGAGGAGACTAGCTGTGACAGAAAGGAGGCACTTCAGAATCTAGTTGGGGACACAAGTCACCTTGAAGTCAATCAGGGTACATTTGGGAGAATAAGGCCGAAAAATAAAGAACAGCCTT TTGATGAAGTCAGACTTATTGCCAACATGACT TGCAAAAAGCCAGATCAGAAGATCCGACCCTACCTGAAAGCCCACTTGCCCAAACGGTTACATTATGCCAACAGCAGACGCATTGAGAATGTTACAGTTCTGGTCAGCCCCAAATGGCTATTTGAACG ATGTCCAGGCTGCCTGACATTCTGTTCAGGTGGGGACCATGGGTATGACAATGACATATATAGCATGCAG TCTGTGTTTCTCGGCTATGGCCCGAAATTCCACTTCAGAACTCAGGTGGATCCATTCTCCAATGTTGAGCTATACAACTTAATGTGTG ACATATTGGAGATCTCCCCAGCTCAGAACAACGGCACTCATGGCAGTCTTAACCATCTGTTGAAGACACCCTATTACAACCCACAACACCCAGAAGAGAAGGTCCCACCTGGGCAGTGTCCTCTTTTGAGTCTCAACCCCAGTGACACACTGGCTTGCAACTGCACAGCTCTG GGGGACTTCAATCCCAACACGCATTTAAATCTGTCCGAAAGTGAAG TGTCTGCCATTGAGAGGAAGCACATGCCTTTCGGAAAACCAAGAGTACTCAAATTGAAAGATGACTATTGCCTGCTTCATCAGGAAGGGTTTGTCAGTGCCTACAGCAAGGATTTATTCATGCCCATGTGGAACTCCTACTCTTTGGACAAGCCT GAGAATCCTGACCCTCTTCCTGCAATTATAGAAGACTGCCTAAGAGCTGATGTGCGTATTTTGGCTAACCAGAGCCAGAGGTGTGACCAATACGCAGCGACAAACAGCATCTCTTACGCCTTTCTCTACCCTCCCA GCTTAAACAAAACAGCGGAGGAACAATATGATGCGCTTACTATGACTAACGTGGTGCCCATGCTTCCACAGTTTAGAA GAATCTGGGACTACTTCCAGGCTGTCTTACTTAAGAAATATGCAATGCAGTATAATGGCATTAATGTGGTGACTGGCCCAGTGTTTGATTATAACTACGATGGTTTATATGACACTGTGGAACAGATTCAACA ACATGTTCCTGGCACAAACATACCAGTCCCCACACATTATTTCATGGTTCTCACAAGCTGCAAGAACATATCTGTTCCCATGAGTTTGTGCTACCAGGAACTCCAGACGGTTTCCTTCATCGTGCCTCACAGAGCAGACAACTCAGA
- the LOC114774164 gene encoding venom phosphodiesterase 1-like isoform X1 — MDLKGFYKHRKKIIIAVLAVSIVTIILGLGLGLGIQLEDCRKKVISESCRGRCHEPYDNEALGCHCHLQCNATNSCCYDFHDICYQPTQQWECTRLRCGEKRLAESKCHCSDDCLSARDCCTNYKSVCEGDTQWVEDECVDMVGDECPAGFKKQPMLLISLDGLRAEYFQTWSSLIPVMDKIRRCGTSVPHMQAVFPSKTFPNHYTIATGLYSESHGLVDNNMYDPEFDAYFSLSNSEKDNPRWYHGQPIWHTAKYQGLTAGTFFWPGSDVEINGSFPNIYEKYDGYSMSKLTHTVHLKMVYMDFWIQFLCFHCRTVPFEMRVFTVLKWLMLPDDQRPDFYTLYLEEPDKSGHSYGPVSGGLVSSLQGVDKIIGQLMNGLKQLNLQNCINIIIVSDHGMEETSCDRKEALQNLVGDTSHLEVNQGTFGRIRPKNKEQPFDEVRLIANMTCKKPDQKIRPYLKAHLPKRLHYANSRRIENVTVLVSPKWLFERCPGCLTFCSGGDHGYDNDIYSMQSVFLGYGPKFHFRTQVDPFSNVELYNLMCDILEISPAQNNGTHGSLNHLLKTPYYNPQHPEEKVPPGQCPLLSLNPSDTLACNCTALGDFNPNTHLNLSESEVSAIERKHMPFGKPRVLKLKDDYCLLHQEGFVSAYSKDLFMPMWNSYSLDKPENPDPLPAIIEDCLRADVRILANQSQRCDQYAATNSISYAFLYPPSLNKTAEEQYDALTMTNVVPMLPQFRRIWDYFQAVLLKKYAMQYNGINVVTGPVFDYNYDGLYDTVEQIQQHVPGTNIPVPTHYFMVLTSCKNISVPMSLCYQELQTVSFIVPHRADNSETCNSSESESQWVEDLLWFHQSRVRDVEWITGLDFFQDSIRPVAELLRVKSRPTAAIHRMP; from the exons ATGGATTTAAAGGGTTTTTATaagcatagaaaaaaaataatt ATTGCTGTTCTAGCAGTCAGTATAGTAACTATCATCCTAGGGCTGGGACTGGGTCTTGGAATTCAGCTGGAAGACTGTCGCAAGAAGG TCATCAGTGAATCCTGCAGAGGTCGCTGTCATGAGCCTTATGATAATGAAGCCCTTGGCTGTCACTGTCACCTGCAGTGCAATGCCACCAACAGCTGCTGCTATGATTTCCATGACATATGCTATCAGCCAA CCCAACAGTGGGAATGCACCAGATTGCGTTGTGGAGAAAAGAGGTTGGCAGAGAGCAAATGTCACTGCTCTGATGACTGCCTGAGTGCCAGGGATTGTTGCACAAACTATAAAAGTGTCTGTGAAG GCGACACGCAGTGGGTTGAGGATGAGTGTGTGGACATGGTCGGCGATGAATGCCCTGCAGG CTTTAAAAAACAGCCGATGCTTCTGATCTCCTTGGATGGACTCCGGGCAGAATATTTTCAAACCTGGAGCTCTCTTATTCCTGTCATGGACAAAATTC GAAGGTGTGGTACATCTGTTCCGCACATGCAGGCTGTATTTCCCAGCAAGACCTTTCCAAATCACTACACCATAGCAACA GGTCTTTATTCAGAATCCCATGGTCTGGTTGACAATAATATGTATGACCCTGAGTTTGATGCCTATTTCAGTCTGTCCAACAGTGAAAAAGACAATCCAAGGTGGTATCATGGTCAGCCC ATCTGGCATACTGCTAAATATCAAGGCCTCACAGCTGGAACGTTCTTCTGGCCGGGATCTGATGTTGAAATCAATGGAAGTTTTCCTAacatatatgaaaaatatgatGGGTACTCTATGTCAAAACTgacacacactgtacatttaaaaatggtaTATATGGATTTTTGGATACAATTCTTATGTTTTCATTGTAGAACAGTGCCTTTTGAAATGAGGGTCTTCACTGTTCTGAAATGGTTGATGTTGCCAGATGACCAAAG ACCAGATTTCTACACACTGTATCTAGAAGAACCGGATAAGTCTGGCCATAGCTATGGTCCTGTTAGTGGAGGG TTGGTGTCATCTCTCCAGGGTGTGGACAAGATCATTGGCCAATTAATGAACGGTCTCAAGCAACTAAACCTGCAAAATTGCATTAATATCATCATTGTCTCCGACCATG GTATGGAGGAGACTAGCTGTGACAGAAAGGAGGCACTTCAGAATCTAGTTGGGGACACAAGTCACCTTGAAGTCAATCAGGGTACATTTGGGAGAATAAGGCCGAAAAATAAAGAACAGCCTT TTGATGAAGTCAGACTTATTGCCAACATGACT TGCAAAAAGCCAGATCAGAAGATCCGACCCTACCTGAAAGCCCACTTGCCCAAACGGTTACATTATGCCAACAGCAGACGCATTGAGAATGTTACAGTTCTGGTCAGCCCCAAATGGCTATTTGAACG ATGTCCAGGCTGCCTGACATTCTGTTCAGGTGGGGACCATGGGTATGACAATGACATATATAGCATGCAG TCTGTGTTTCTCGGCTATGGCCCGAAATTCCACTTCAGAACTCAGGTGGATCCATTCTCCAATGTTGAGCTATACAACTTAATGTGTG ACATATTGGAGATCTCCCCAGCTCAGAACAACGGCACTCATGGCAGTCTTAACCATCTGTTGAAGACACCCTATTACAACCCACAACACCCAGAAGAGAAGGTCCCACCTGGGCAGTGTCCTCTTTTGAGTCTCAACCCCAGTGACACACTGGCTTGCAACTGCACAGCTCTG GGGGACTTCAATCCCAACACGCATTTAAATCTGTCCGAAAGTGAAG TGTCTGCCATTGAGAGGAAGCACATGCCTTTCGGAAAACCAAGAGTACTCAAATTGAAAGATGACTATTGCCTGCTTCATCAGGAAGGGTTTGTCAGTGCCTACAGCAAGGATTTATTCATGCCCATGTGGAACTCCTACTCTTTGGACAAGCCT GAGAATCCTGACCCTCTTCCTGCAATTATAGAAGACTGCCTAAGAGCTGATGTGCGTATTTTGGCTAACCAGAGCCAGAGGTGTGACCAATACGCAGCGACAAACAGCATCTCTTACGCCTTTCTCTACCCTCCCA GCTTAAACAAAACAGCGGAGGAACAATATGATGCGCTTACTATGACTAACGTGGTGCCCATGCTTCCACAGTTTAGAA GAATCTGGGACTACTTCCAGGCTGTCTTACTTAAGAAATATGCAATGCAGTATAATGGCATTAATGTGGTGACTGGCCCAGTGTTTGATTATAACTACGATGGTTTATATGACACTGTGGAACAGATTCAACA ACATGTTCCTGGCACAAACATACCAGTCCCCACACATTATTTCATGGTTCTCACAAGCTGCAAGAACATATCTGTTCCCATGAGTTTGTGCTACCAGGAACTCCAGACGGTTTCCTTCATCGTGCCTCACAGAGCAGACAACTCAGA
- the LOC114774164 gene encoding ectonucleotide pyrophosphatase/phosphodiesterase family member 3-like isoform X3 has protein sequence MLLISLDGLRAEYFQTWSSLIPVMDKIRRCGTSVPHMQAVFPSKTFPNHYTIATGLYSESHGLVDNNMYDPEFDAYFSLSNSEKDNPRWYHGQPIWHTAKYQGLTAGTFFWPGSDVEINGSFPNIYEKYDGYSMSKLTHTVHLKMVYMDFWIQFLCFHCRTVPFEMRVFTVLKWLMLPDDQRPDFYTLYLEEPDKSGHSYGPVSGGLVSSLQGVDKIIGQLMNGLKQLNLQNCINIIIVSDHGMEETSCDRKEALQNLVGDTSHLEVNQGTFGRIRPKNKEQPFDEVRLIANMTCKKPDQKIRPYLKAHLPKRLHYANSRRIENVTVLVSPKWLFERCPGCLTFCSGGDHGYDNDIYSMQSVFLGYGPKFHFRTQVDPFSNVELYNLMCDILEISPAQNNGTHGSLNHLLKTPYYNPQHPEEKVPPGQCPLLSLNPSDTLACNCTALGDFNPNTHLNLSESEVSAIERKHMPFGKPRVLKLKDDYCLLHQEGFVSAYSKDLFMPMWNSYSLDKPENPDPLPAIIEDCLRADVRILANQSQRCDQYAATNSISYAFLYPPSLNKTAEEQYDALTMTNVVPMLPQFRRIWDYFQAVLLKKYAMQYNGINVVTGPVFDYNYDGLYDTVEQIQQHVPGTNIPVPTHYFMVLTSCKNISVPMSLCYQELQTVSFIVPHRADNSETCNSSESESQWVEDLLWFHQSRVRDVEWITGLDFFQDSIRPVAELLRVKSRPTAAIHRMP, from the exons ATGCTTCTGATCTCCTTGGATGGACTCCGGGCAGAATATTTTCAAACCTGGAGCTCTCTTATTCCTGTCATGGACAAAATTC GAAGGTGTGGTACATCTGTTCCGCACATGCAGGCTGTATTTCCCAGCAAGACCTTTCCAAATCACTACACCATAGCAACA GGTCTTTATTCAGAATCCCATGGTCTGGTTGACAATAATATGTATGACCCTGAGTTTGATGCCTATTTCAGTCTGTCCAACAGTGAAAAAGACAATCCAAGGTGGTATCATGGTCAGCCC ATCTGGCATACTGCTAAATATCAAGGCCTCACAGCTGGAACGTTCTTCTGGCCGGGATCTGATGTTGAAATCAATGGAAGTTTTCCTAacatatatgaaaaatatgatGGGTACTCTATGTCAAAACTgacacacactgtacatttaaaaatggtaTATATGGATTTTTGGATACAATTCTTATGTTTTCATTGTAGAACAGTGCCTTTTGAAATGAGGGTCTTCACTGTTCTGAAATGGTTGATGTTGCCAGATGACCAAAG ACCAGATTTCTACACACTGTATCTAGAAGAACCGGATAAGTCTGGCCATAGCTATGGTCCTGTTAGTGGAGGG TTGGTGTCATCTCTCCAGGGTGTGGACAAGATCATTGGCCAATTAATGAACGGTCTCAAGCAACTAAACCTGCAAAATTGCATTAATATCATCATTGTCTCCGACCATG GTATGGAGGAGACTAGCTGTGACAGAAAGGAGGCACTTCAGAATCTAGTTGGGGACACAAGTCACCTTGAAGTCAATCAGGGTACATTTGGGAGAATAAGGCCGAAAAATAAAGAACAGCCTT TTGATGAAGTCAGACTTATTGCCAACATGACT TGCAAAAAGCCAGATCAGAAGATCCGACCCTACCTGAAAGCCCACTTGCCCAAACGGTTACATTATGCCAACAGCAGACGCATTGAGAATGTTACAGTTCTGGTCAGCCCCAAATGGCTATTTGAACG ATGTCCAGGCTGCCTGACATTCTGTTCAGGTGGGGACCATGGGTATGACAATGACATATATAGCATGCAG TCTGTGTTTCTCGGCTATGGCCCGAAATTCCACTTCAGAACTCAGGTGGATCCATTCTCCAATGTTGAGCTATACAACTTAATGTGTG ACATATTGGAGATCTCCCCAGCTCAGAACAACGGCACTCATGGCAGTCTTAACCATCTGTTGAAGACACCCTATTACAACCCACAACACCCAGAAGAGAAGGTCCCACCTGGGCAGTGTCCTCTTTTGAGTCTCAACCCCAGTGACACACTGGCTTGCAACTGCACAGCTCTG GGGGACTTCAATCCCAACACGCATTTAAATCTGTCCGAAAGTGAAG TGTCTGCCATTGAGAGGAAGCACATGCCTTTCGGAAAACCAAGAGTACTCAAATTGAAAGATGACTATTGCCTGCTTCATCAGGAAGGGTTTGTCAGTGCCTACAGCAAGGATTTATTCATGCCCATGTGGAACTCCTACTCTTTGGACAAGCCT GAGAATCCTGACCCTCTTCCTGCAATTATAGAAGACTGCCTAAGAGCTGATGTGCGTATTTTGGCTAACCAGAGCCAGAGGTGTGACCAATACGCAGCGACAAACAGCATCTCTTACGCCTTTCTCTACCCTCCCA GCTTAAACAAAACAGCGGAGGAACAATATGATGCGCTTACTATGACTAACGTGGTGCCCATGCTTCCACAGTTTAGAA GAATCTGGGACTACTTCCAGGCTGTCTTACTTAAGAAATATGCAATGCAGTATAATGGCATTAATGTGGTGACTGGCCCAGTGTTTGATTATAACTACGATGGTTTATATGACACTGTGGAACAGATTCAACA ACATGTTCCTGGCACAAACATACCAGTCCCCACACATTATTTCATGGTTCTCACAAGCTGCAAGAACATATCTGTTCCCATGAGTTTGTGCTACCAGGAACTCCAGACGGTTTCCTTCATCGTGCCTCACAGAGCAGACAACTCAGA